A single window of Ischnura elegans chromosome 8, ioIscEleg1.1, whole genome shotgun sequence DNA harbors:
- the LOC124164527 gene encoding uncharacterized protein LOC124164527 isoform X4, with product MGAGGVASGGEKTGPGDTRAAPGESPQAPPGADAESVEPIKGCPAAAGAGVEPAKPLPTDAPAPASGLFLKSYLVTVSRGGPRARPEPQSPSPDFGLRMDRAPTYPPTPSPIADSHAHCGNGGAPGPPGHGWHKGRGGGGPGTRVAADEEEEVEDTGGGGKAKRKKKKRKKEAKDGTTGTGGGKWTFGALFRRKNKKKEEEEEERCKESTEDEYGVVAGGHPPHARAPAPQSPPKRTKEEEEYLERLGGARPCAVHNGCSGCVGYPSRGRYRPSAFGSGSDCGRDPYSGGGTGLVRRDSSTSSHKERRELIKARVEAMRDRLPRDSSSEDEVTHGGSEGSWDTHRSRRGGHPIQSGALTGHPPLPAGSVGSAGSSPYMGRRSKFMGRTERFHQRRHSRDYREDMDDDDVWKRRQNGLPPQCVPWRVSQSDAEAPYIGSYSGPMDFGGIGSGSTLSHSPGPSPMNSPLMGGRRSVSSAAPACGYMVDGMGYPGGTRGKPRRFPSTPISPPPHADNHSENRVIGPPHHGIQGFPTRSRSTDLLLCWRPEEGTTYRVSEPNPFHFPSPSAQRKANPPPRVQQDANHHIQQLNARWPSMAPCRSPPPPPPPRDPQRKIAPPPQCFPKQFPMQQTHHDPGGYVTRRNFYPTQSQPSPQVPPPQQPQESPYVNVMVHNGRSTIAQGVPQGVQVCLADSQPRSRRPLRVTPGSGGYYGVRPAEVSYMSDSQVGSPGRRQAQPVMMQQHPPLESHHAVPFLAESPPPRCVYNRVPPKDPPQVAEGVVHPSRPLMRQQRLPVLNRSRSSSPAPSPAVHRPPLLHIRPMESDSHPFAQRGHSSAPQTPIDGPINRPLSIVSEEKGDVSPRIPPVPPARSSSRRSSISSLEALEYGVWGVDRPPKVVNKGPSGLEDALTELENIYKSLKFEDERDGDTDSNAMGSSEMGLTYDDQDRPLTDDMAYRRLHSKEKASPPSQQGVGGVVAQAGSFLLVSPTLGPAEPWTEPPPNSINPGEPDITLDDVVYRSVRQANAHISQDPQPPFGIPIGPVTRAPESDYLHVKPPSPSPTSRAKKTPDVVKDDLAFRSLRKDRPAHAQPIRPVPLRGITSPPPRSSSSLSSVSSPPPLPPPTMDFQAIRKKRAVRSLSANLLGILQSASNASARSMSPPVTLISGLPPQSPPSPRGEQREISFPTASPTQKPVPIPRSPSRTMQEPPSSVQSEDSEPCNIVAGRQFPDATSSDTLTEGQTDEPKSKSAHSEKENRPSPEPQAVKDSPGEVYEALGRVLSRVGKEPVTGLKETKAKGDQEDDLETLLVALAKEARATSENLGRELDQLRTTTAKMAEDVEMTRRKAELAFEKEFNKAIKGINKDNANQKPRPIDTIPGEHIERTKEYLISRSSSPGKVGAIASLALRELEKPRTVSSSSSPDSTKMDGMSVVVGKCTVGTDSNHPGSIISFTSSVGPIKSDAKRPSGKIDDSPALEKISAASEEIPMKSTGDISIAKEEFDRKASEVSASSASVPIKSGRPSSEVVKEMPEGREEVKQAIKLENEESNVKHWPDIKPPKVGQKPVNPVESCETYPSTLRIISQPVDDVCIGNKTSDNPVRSKLVAEDVSASSQSDQYKEQSPTIADTTPVTGSMRLIVRRDPDNSIAADSQNCVQQCSWVVRSEPDQSTKPQLISSPDSLEPKSISIPASVISNEQVEKKGSEIKAADHVGYTFVASEKSTKDQPHAEVNQPTAVVEEIQKEFDQLLCSIPAKKARKSDEAELLSTVRPRLTESKSLEHPKRTGRDNRVAHENLRRTFPKNLSNSFAKSSSALRTSNPADSAKVEEVSCAFEREFEELWKATIKKDCEEIERKTRIDTNTSASLERQLDQLRADIKSEAPKTEVAQPTRRDPPIVAAEDSSKAAPEDPGKVTMEENHLNAAMEDALKASPDGLTKDLVLPDEKEAEACSPREPEAESGANTQQESSADPAVERRTSVD from the coding sequence ACTGTGAGCCGCGGGGGTCCGAGGGCCCGTCCGGAGCCCCAGTCCCCGTCGCCGGACTTTGGACTCCGCATGGACCGGGCCCCCACCTACCCACCAACTCCCTCGCCCATCGCGGACAGCCACGCCCATTGCGGTAACGGAGGGGCCCCGGGGCCTCCGGGCCACGGCTGGCACAAGGGACGGGGAGGTGGAGGGCCCGGAACCCGGGTCGCCgcggacgaggaggaggaggttgaAGATACCGGTGGAGGAGGCAAGgctaagaggaagaagaagaaacgGAAGAAGGAGGCTAAAGATGGAACGACCGGGACGGGGGGAGGCAAGTGGACCTTCGGCGCATTGTTTCGTCGCAAGAACAAGAagaaggaggaagaagaggaggaacgatGCAAAGAGTCCACCGAGGATGAGTACGGTGTCGTGGCGGGAGGACATCCACCTCATGCCAGGGCACCCGCGCCGCAGTCGCCCCCGAAGCGCACTAAGGAGGAAGAGGAATACCTTGAAAGGCTGGGCGGCGCCCGACCGTGTGCCGTGCACAACGGCTGCTCTGGGTGCGTCGGGTACCCTTCACGGGGGCGATACAGGCCTTCCGCCTTCGGTTCCGGCAGCGACTGCGGCAGGGACCCCTACTCAGGCGGGGGAACTGGTCTCGTCCGGAGGGACTCCAGCACATCGAGCCATAAAGAGAGGAGGGAGTTGATCAAAGCGAGGGTTGAAGCTATGCGGGATAGGCTCCCTAGAGATTCCTCCTCTGAAGACGAGGTGACCCACGGCGGGTCGGAGGGAAGCTGGGACACGCACAGGAGCAGGCGAGGGGGTCACCCGATTCAGTCGGGAGCTCTGACCGGACACCCTCCTTTACCAGCCGGCAGTGTTGGTAGCGCCGGATCTTCTCCTTATATGGGACGCAGGTCGAAGTTTATGGGTAGGACCGAGAGGTTTCACCAGAGGAGGCATTCAAGAGACTACAGGGAGGATATGGATGATGACGATGTCTGGAAGAGGCGTCAAAACGGTTTGCCACCACAGTGCGTCCCTTGGAGGGTTAGCCAGTCTGATGCAGAAGCCCCTTACATAGGATCATACTCCGGTCCGATGGACTTTGGTGGAATCGGAAGTGGTTCAACGCTGTCGCATAGCCCTGGCCCGAGTCCGATGAATAGCCCACTAATGGGCGGAAGGAGGTCTGTCAGTTCGGCAGCACCTGCGTGTGGTTACATGGTCGACGGAATGGGATACCCCGGAGGTACCAGGGGTAAACCCAGAAGATTCCCATCCACACCAATATCGCCACCTCCTCACGCGGATAACCATTCGGAAAATAGGGTGATAGGTCCTCCCCATCATGGGATTCAAGGCTTCCCAACCAGAAGCCGCAGCACGGATCTCCTTCTTTGCTGGAGGCCGGAAGAAGGGACTACCTACCGCGTAAGCGAGCCCAACCCGTTCCACTTCCCATCCCCCTCAGCGCAGAGGAAGGCAAATCCACCTCCCAGAGTGCAACAGGACGCTAATCACCACATTCAGCAACTCAACGCTAGATGGCCATCCATGGCGCCCTGCCGaagcccccctcccccaccccctccccgagATCCGCAGAGAAAGATAGCTCCTCCTCCACAGTGCTTCCCTAAGCAGTTCCCGATGCAGCAGACGCATCACGATCCGGGCGGATATGTGACGAGAAGGAATTTCTATCCAACTCAGTCTCAGCCGTCACCTCAAGTCCCTCCTCCACAGCAGCCTCAGGAGAGCCCTTACGTGAACGTGATGGTGCACAATGGAAGATCGACGATCGCGCAGGGAGTGCCACAGGGAGTGCAGGTTTGCCTGGCTGACTCCCAGCCCAGAAGCCGTCGTCCCTTAAGGGTGACCCCAGGCAGTGGGGGTTATTACGGTGTCAGACCCGCGGAGGTGTCCTACATGAGTGACTCACAGGTCGGTTCTCCCGGAAGGAGACAGGCTCAACCGGTCATGATGCAGCAGCACCCGCCCCTGGAATCCCACCACGCCGTGCCTTTCCTTGCCGAGTCCCCTCCTCCCAGGTGCGTGTACAATCGTGTGCCGCCCAAGGATCCTCCGCAAGTGGCCGAAGGCGTTGTGCACCCGTCGCGGCCTTTGATGAGACAGCAGCGGTTGCCGGTGTTGAACAGGTCTAGGTCATCGAGTCCCGCCCCCTCTCCTGCTGTGCACCGCCCACCTCTCCTTCACATTCGTCCGATGGAGAGTGATAGTCATCCTTTCGCTCAGAGAGGTCACTCTTCCGCGCCTCAGACTCCCATTGACGGTCCGATAAACCGACCCCTATCGATAGTTTCTGAAGAGAAGGGTGACGTGAGTCCCAGAATTCCCCCAGTCCCTCCCGCCCGGAGCTCTTCCCGTAGGAGTTCCATCTCTAGCTTGGAGGCCCTCGAGTATGGGGTTTGGGGCGTTGATAGACCGCCAAAGGTTGTAAACAAGGGTCCTTCTGGACTGGAGGACGCCTTGACTGAGCTGGAGAACATCTACAAGAGTCTCAAGTTCGAAGACGAGAGGGATGGTGACACAGACAGTAACGCTATGGGATCTTCAGAGATGGGACTTACATACGACGACCAAGATCGGCCGCTCACGGACGACATGGCATACAGGCGGCTGCACTCAAAGGAGAAGGCTAGTCCGCCGTCGCAGCAAGGCGTCGGAGGAGTAGTGGCCCAAGCAGGTAGCTTCCTGTTGGTATCCCCAACTTTAGGACCCGCAGAGCCCTGGACCGAGCCTCCTCCCAACTCCATCAATCCCGGAGAGCCGGACATAACTCTGGACGACGTAGTTTACAGGAGCGTCCGTCAAGCTAACGCACACATATCTCAGGATCCCCAACCACCCTTTGGTATTCCTATCGGTCCCGTCACTCGGGCGCCCGAATCCGACTATCTTCACGTCAAGCCTCCGTCCCCTTCGCCTACCTCCCGCGCCAAGAAGACGCCAGATGTGGTCAAAGATGACCTTGCGTTCAGAAGTTTGCGAAAGGACAGGCCGGCTCACGCTCAACCCATTCGACCCGTTCCGTTGCGGGGAATTACCTCTCCACCCCCCAGATCTTCGTCCTCCCTGTCTAGCGTTTCTAGTCCTCCTCCTTTACCCCCTCCAACCATGGACTTTCAGGCAATTCGAAAGAAGAGGGCCGTGAGATCCCTTTCGGCGAATCTCCTTGGGATTCTGCAGTCCGCGTCCAACGCGTCCGCTAGGTCGATGTCACCGCCGGTTACGCTCATATCAGGCCTACCACCTCAGTCTCCACCATCTCCTCGAGGTGAGCAGCGCGAAATATCTTTCCCTACGGCATCGCCAACACAGAAACCTGTGCCAATTCCCCGCTCTCCATCGAGGACTATGCAAGAACCTCCGTCCTCTGTTCAGAGCGAAGATTCAGAACCTTGCAATATCGTAGCAGGTCGTCAGTTCCCGGATGCTACCTCCTCTGATACCCTAACTGAAGGTCAAACTGACGAACCAAAGTCAAAATCAGCGCACAGTGAGAAGGAGAATCGACCTTCTCCTGAGCCTCAAGCGGTGAAAGATTCCCCAGGTGAAGTATACGAGGCATTAGGAAGAGTCTTGTCTAGAGTAGGTAAGGAACCAGTGACGGGCCTGAAAGAAACCAAGGCTAAGGGTGATCAAGAGGATGATCTGGAGACACTGCTGGTCGCGTTGGCGAAGGAAGCGAGAGCCACTAGTGAAAATCTTGGTAGAGAGTTGGATCAACTAAGAACCACCACAGCTAAAATGGCAGAGGATGTGGAAATGACAAGAAGAAAAGCTGAGTTAGCTTTTGAGAAGGAGTTTAACAAAGCtattaaaggaataaataaagaCAATGCAAACCAAAAACCTCGTCCGATCGATACTATTCCTGGAGAGCATATTGAACGAACAAAAGAATATTTGATCAGCAGATCATCCTCACCTGGAAAAGTGGGAGCAATTGCTTCTCTAGCCCTTAGGGAACTAGAAAAACCGCGAACAGTTTCCAGCTCATCCTCACCTGATTCGACGAAAATGGATGGAATGAGTGTAGTCGTCGGAAAGTGTACTGTTGGAACGGATTCCAATCATCCAGGGTCCATAATTTCTTTCACATCTTCGGTCGGCCCAATCAAGTCTGATGCAAAGCGTCCATCTGGAAAAATCGACGACTCCCCTGCTCTGGAAAAGATCTCCGCTGCATCGGAGGAGATTCCGATGAAGTCAACTGGAGATATCTCCATTGCAAAGGAAGAGTTCGATCGAAAGGCTAGTGAAGTCTCCGCTTCGTCGGCTAGTGTTCCGATCAAGTCTGGTAGGCCGAGCTCCGAGGTCGTGAAAGAAATGCCAGAAGGACGAGAAGAAGTCAAGCAAGCAATCAAATTGGAAAATGAGGAGAGTAATGTGAAGCATTGGCCGGACATAAAGCCTCCAAAAGTTGGGCAGAAGCCTGTTAATCCGGTTGAAAGCTGTGAGACTTATCCAAGCACGCTAAGAATCATATCTCAACCGGTAGATGATGTTTGCATCGGAAATAAAACTTCCGACAATCCCGTAAGGTCAAAATTGGTCGCAGAAGATGTATCGGCATCATCTCAGTCGGATCAATACAAAGAGCAATCACCAACAATAGCAGACACGACTCCAGTGACGGGTAGCATGCGTCTAATTGTGAGGAGAGATCCAGATAATTCTATTGCAGCTGACTCTCAAAACTGCGTTCAACAGTGTAGCTGGGTGGTCCGAAGTGAACCAGATCAGAGTACCAAACCCCAGTTGATATCCTCACCTGATTCCTTAGAACCAAAATCTATTTCCATACCAGCATCGGTTATTTCGAACGAGCAGGTCGAAAAGAAAGGGTCCGAGATTAAGGCAGCCGATCATGTCGGGTATACATTCGTAGCAAGCGAAAAATCAACTAAAGACCAGCCCCATGCAGAGGTCAATCAACCCACTGCTGTTGTTGAGGAGATCCAGAAGGAATTTGATCAGTTGTTATGCTCGATTCCAGCGAAAAAGGCGAGGAAGTCGGACGAAGCAGAATTGCTCTCCACAGTTAGGCCGCGCTTAACGGAATCCAAATCCTTAGAACATCCGAAACGTACTGGGAGGGATAACAGAGTCGCCCACGAAAACCTTCGTAGAACATTTCCTAAAAACCTGAGCAATTCCTTTGCCAAAAGTTCTAGTGCTCTCCGCACGTCTAATCCCGCGGATTCAGCGAAGGTGGAGGAAGTGAGCTGCGCTTTTGAGCGCGAGTTTGAGGAACTGTGGAAGGCCACGATCAAGAAGGATTGCGAGGAAATCGAACGAAAAACTCGAATCGACACGAATACCAGTGCCTCCTTAGAGCGACAACTGGACCAGCTGAGGGCGGATATCAAGTCCGAAGCACCGAAGACGGAAGTGGCGCAGCCTACACGCAGGGATCCTCCGATAGTTGCTGCGGAGGATTCTTCCAAGGCGGCTCCGGAGGATCCTGGTAAGGTGACGATGGAGGAGAACCATTTGAATGCTGCGATGGAGGACGCTTTGAAGGCGTCTCCGGATGGGTTGACGAAGGATCTGGTCCTGCCGGACGAGAAGGAAGCGGAAG